The following proteins are encoded in a genomic region of Prionailurus viverrinus isolate Anna chromosome E3, UM_Priviv_1.0, whole genome shotgun sequence:
- the ZNF213 gene encoding zinc finger protein 213, whose amino-acid sequence MAAPPEPQDEAPGEGEGLLIVKVEDSSWEQDSAPQEDSRDSEACRQRFRHFCYRDVGGPHEAFSQLWELCCRWLRPELHTKEQILELLVLEQFLSVLPGGVQDWVRERCPGSGEEAVALVEVLQKQPAKAWPQEVPSEEVEPEATVQGPPAKGLPVKVGARSWPPVLWEQHSHGAQLPGLKEGSSGENTGTSFASDVHGPVTFGDVPFYFSREEWGSLDPAQRDLFWDIKRENSRNVALALVPEPSGTEEAAPSRLAGLGPESQSEQSRLEEAATALRGQAGGGGGRGGDVTVSWSPEEAETWRGEARPGAPLGRAAGARRGRPPTRRRQFRDLAAEKPHSCGQCGKRFRWGSDLARHQRTHTGEKPHKCQECEKSFRSSSDLVRHQGVHTGQKPFSCAQCGKSFSRSAYLADHQRIHTGEKPFGCSDCGKSFSLRSYLLDHRRVHTGERPFGCGECDKSFKQRAHLIAHQSLHAKMAQPVG is encoded by the exons ATGGCAGCACCCCCAGAGCCTCAGGATGAGGCtcctggggagggagaagggctgcTGATCGTAAAGGTAGAAGATTCCTCGTGGGAGCAGGACTCCGCCCCGCAAGAAGACAGCAGGGATTCTGAGGCCTGCCGCCAGCGCTTTCGGCATTTTTGCTACAGGGACGTGGGCGGGCCCCACGAGGCCTTCAGCCAGCTCTGGGAGCTCTGCTGCCGCTGGCTGCGGCCCGAGCTGCACACCAAGGAGCAGATCCTGGAGCTGCTGGTGCTGGAGCAGTTCCTGAGCGTGCTGCCCGGAGGCGTCCAGGACTGGGTGCGCGAGCGGTGTCCCGGCAGTGGGGAGGAGGCCGTCGCCTTGGTGGAGGTCCTGCAGAAGCAGCCGGCGAAAGCGTGGCCACAG GAAGTGCCCTCAGAGGAGGTGGAACCCGAGGCCACAGTCCAGGGACCCCCGGCCAAGGGGCTTCCCGTGAAAGTGGGGGCACGAAGCTGGCCACCTGTACTCTGGGAGCAGCACAGCCATGGCG CCCAGCTGCCTGGTCTTAAAGAGGGGAGTAGCGGAGAGAACACCGGCACCAGCTTTGCCTCTGATGTCCAC GGACCTGTGACGTTTGGAGATGTTCCCTTCTATTTCTCCCGGGAAGAATGGGGGTCCTTGGACCCTGCTCAGAGGGATCTCTTCTGGGACATAAAGCGGGAAAACTCCCGGAATGTTGCCCTGG CTCTGGTCCCAGAACCCAGTGGAACCGAAGAGGCCGCCCCCTCTCGGCTTGCAGGCTTGGGGCCCGAGAGCCAGAGCGAGCAGTCCCGGCTGGAGGAGGCCGCCACGGCGCTCCGGGGCCAGGCCGGCGGTGGCGGGGGCCGTGGCGGCGACGTGACTGTGTCCTGGAGCCCCGAGGAGGCCGAGACGTGGCGGGGTGAGGCCCGGCCGGGGGCGCCCCTGGGGCGGGCCGCGGGGGCGCGGAGGGGGCGGCCGCCCACGCGCCGGCGGCAGTTCCGGGACCTGGCGGCCGAGAAGCCGCACAGCTGCGGCCAGTGCGGCAAGCGCTTCCGCTGGGGCTCGGACCTGGCGCGCCACCAGCGCACGCACACGGGCGAGAAGCCGCACAAGTGCCAGGAGTGCGAGAAGAGCTTCCGCAGCTCCTCGGACCTGGTGCGCCACCAGGGCGTGCACACGGGCCAGAAGCCCTTCTCCTGCGCCCAGTGCGGCAAGAGCTTCAGCCGCAGCGCCTACCTGGCCGACCACCAGCGCATCCACACCGGCGAGAAGCCCTTCGGCTGCAGTGACTGCGGCAAGAGCTTCTCGCTGCGCTCCTACCTGCTGGACCACCGGCGCGTGCACACGGGCGAGCGGCCCTTCGGCTGCGGCGAGTGCGACAAGAGCTTCAAGCAGCGCGCCCACCTCATCGCCCACCAGAGCCTGCACGCCAAGATGGCCCAGCCCGTGGGCTGA
- the ZNF205 gene encoding zinc finger protein 205, which yields MSADGRAAQATQDKERAREVPGHGHPRQEMLSESEETVPLGAAQESPHIKTEPEEPQPEGASQGAGARGEQGWVSLSQGSKDKALFLPGGALPSPQIPVLSREGRTRDRQMAAALLTAWSQMPVTFEDVALYLSREEWGRLDHAQQNFYRDVLQKRNGLSLGFPFSRPFWASQGQGKGEASGSCRQMGEEEKTGAIEVGKEEPAPSPAALRDAKSFRSRVGRAQANGLPRGQQVASGQSSGAARDDAQPGPPDERPAKPAPPDASLAKAPEGRLPEKPREGRTATPEGSEEGLAPDGDAGKKTYTCEQCGKGFSWHSHLVTHRRTHTGEKPYACTDCGKRFGRSSHLIQHQIIHTGEKPYTCPSCWKSFSHHSTLIQHQRIHTGEKPYVCDRCAKRFTRRSDLVTHQGTHTGAKPHKCPICGKCFTQSSALVTHQRTHTGVKPYPCPECGKCFSQRSNLIAHNRTHTGEKPYHCLDCGKSFSHSSHLTAHQRTHRGVRPYSCPLCGKSFSRRSNLHRHEKIHTTGPKALAVLMLGAAGALAAPPPAPT from the exons ATGTCTGCAGACGGCAGAGCCGCCCAGGCTACCCAGGACAAGGAGAGAGCCCGAGAG GTTCCAGGTCATGGGCATCCTCGTCAAGAAATGCTTTCTGAGTCAGAGGAGACGGTGCCTTTGGGAGCTGCTCAGGAGTCTCCCCACATCAAGACAGAGCCGGAAGAGCCACAGCCTGAGGGGGCATCGCAGGGGGCCGGGGCCCGAGGAGAGCAGGGCTGGGTGTCCCTAAGCCAGGGCTCTAAGGACAAAGCTCTTTTCCTGCCCGGAGGAG ccctcccctccccccagatccCTGTGCTCTCTCGTGAGGGGAGGACCAGAGACCGGCAGATGGCTGCGGCGCTCCTCACCGCCTGGTCCCAG ATGCCGGTGACCTTCGAGGACGTGGCCCTGTACCTCTCCCGGGAGGAGTGGGGGCGGCTGGACCACGCGCAGCAGAACTTCTACAGGGACGTCCTGCAGAAGAGGAATGGGCTGTCCTTGG GGTTTCCCTTCAGCAGACCTTTCTGGGCCTCCCAAGGACAGGGCAAGGGTGAGGCCTCGGGCTCCTGCCGGCagatgggagaggaggagaagacag GAGCCAttgaggtggggaaggaggagccgGCCCCATCCCCCGCAGCCCTCCGGGACGCGAAGTCCTTCCGAAGCAGGGTGGGGAGAGCGCAGGCGAACGGCCTGCCGCGCGGGCAGCAGGTGGCCAGCGGCCAGAGCTCAGGGGCAGCCAGAGACGATGCGCAGCCGGGCCCCCCAGACGAGAGGCCGGCGAAACCGGCCCCGCCCGATGCCAGCCTGGCGAAAGCCCCGGAGGGCCGCCTCCCAGAGAAACCCAGAGAGGGGCGGACGGCCACCCCCGAGGGCAGCGAGGAGGGCCTGGCCCCCGACGGGGACGCGGGCAAGAAGACGTACACGTGCGAGCAGTGCGGCAAGGGCTTCAGCTGGCACTCGCACCTGGTGACACACCGGCGCACgcacacgggcgagaagccctACGCCTGCACGGACTGCGGCAAGCGCTTCGGCCGCAGCTCGCACCTCATCCAGCACCAGATCATccacacgggcgagaagccctACACCTGCCCGTCCTGCTGGAAGAGCTTCAGCCACCACTCGACGCTCATCCAGCACCAGCGCATCCACACAGGCGAGAAGCCCTACGTGTGCGACCGCTGCGCCAAGCGCTTCACCCGCCGCTCGGACCTGGTCACCCACCAGGGCACCCACACGGGCGCCAAGCCCCACAAGTGCCCCATCTGCGGCAAGTGCTTCACGCAGAGCTCGGCCCTGGTCACCCACCAGCGCACGCACACCGGGGTCAAGCCCTACCCGTGCCCCGAGTGCGGCAAGTGCTTCAGCCAGCGCTCCAACCTCATCGCGCACAACCGCACgcacacgggcgagaagccctACCACTGCCTCGACTGCGGCAAGAGCTTCAGCCACAGCTCGCACCTCACCGCCCACCAGCGCACCCACCGCGGCGTCCGGCCCTACTCCTGCCCGCTCTGTGGCAAGAGCTTCAGCCGCCGCTCCAACCTGCACCGGCACGAGAAGATCCACACCACGGGGCCCAAAGCCCTGGCCGTGCTGAtgctgggggcggcgggggcccTGGCGGCACCCCCGCCGGCTCCCACTtag